The Bemisia tabaci chromosome 5, PGI_BMITA_v3 genome includes a window with the following:
- the CycH gene encoding cyclin-H → MFPTSTQRKSWMFSDEKDLTRLREAANRKFIAQHRKNMTDEECAQYFLSAPEESTLIKRYEYHMREFCRRFVPPMPRTVAGTAFHYLKRFYVKNSVMDYHPKEILVTCVYLACKVEEFNVSIEQFVSNIKGDTSKASNIILNNELLLMQQLNYNLTIHNPFRPVEGFIIDLKTRSNLHNPDNLRTGIDEALDQLFLTDACLLYAPSQLALAATLHSARKNKENLDSYVTETLLGPNAEKELSDLIEIVRKIRSLLVKQLETPSNQQIKIIEKKLEACRNQENNPESEIYKRKMQDLLDDEEEFQAKKYAKLLKEQARKETKIIGINRIISPSA, encoded by the coding sequence ATGTTTCCCACCAGTACTCAAAGGAAGTCATGGATGTTTTCTGATGAGAAGGACCTCACTCGCCTTCGTGAAGCAGCAAATCGAAAATTCATCGCTCAACACAGGAAGAATATGACAGACGAAGAGTGCGCCCAATACTTCTTGAGTGCCCCCGAGGAAAGTACTTTGATTAAACGCTACGAATATCACATGAGGGAGTTTTGTCGTCGCTTTGTTCCTCCAATGCCCAGGACTGTAGCCGGCACTGCATTCCATTACCTGAAGCGgttttatgtgaaaaattctGTCATGGACTATCATCCAAAAGAAATTTTAGTAACTTGCGTGTATCTAGCCTGCAAAGTGGAAGAATTTAACGTATCAATTGAACAATTTGTTAGCAACATCAAAGGTGATACTAGCAAAGCTTCTAATATTATTCTAAATAATGAACTATTATTAATGCAGCAACTGAACTATAATTTAACAATTCACAACCCATTTCGTCCTGTTGAGGGCTTTATCATAGACTTAAAAACACGTAGTAATTTACATAACCCTGACAATCTTAGGACTGGCATAGATGAGGCACTGGATCAGCTATTTCTAACTGATGCCTGCTTACTTTATGCCCCATCTCAATTAGCACTTGCTGCCACTCTACATTCTGccaggaaaaataaggaaaatcttGACTCTTATGTTACTGAGACACTTTTAGGACCTAATGCTGAGAAAGAATTGAGTGATTTAATAGAAATCGTTCGAAAAATTCGCTCTTTATTAGTAAAACAGCTTGAAACACCGTCCAACCAACAAATTaagataattgaaaaaaaattggaagcttgtagaaatcaggaaaataatcCAGAAAGTGAGATTTATAAACGAAAAATGCAGGACCTTTTAGACGATGAGGAAGAATTCCAAGCAAAAAAGTATGCTAAACTATTGAAGGAACAAGCTCGCAAGGAAACAAAAATTATCGGAATTAACAGGATTATATCACCATCAGCCTAA
- the SerRS gene encoding serine--tRNA ligase, cytoplasmic — protein MVLDLDLFRTEKGGDPNKIRKNQTDRFKSVELVDTVVNSDNKWRQLRHSADNLNKFKNICSKEIGKRMKEKKLEATLENLTLEDVKVQFDQVSEKLVPSNLSDSVEAPIFELDTETQDAVKNFSVDQIKEIRLVVDKALALNGKYLVDAENTRNAALGEVGNHLHPSVPISNDEDENEIVRTFGDCAVRKRYSHVDLICMIDGIDSAMGAAVAGGRGYYLKGAAVFLQTALVQLTLSRWHSNGFETIYPPYFMRKEIMQEVAQLAQFDEELYKVVGKSEEGDVQDDKYLIATSEQPIAALHRDQWLPENSLPIQYVAVSTCFRQEVGSHGRDTRGIFRVHQFEKVEQFVLTSPFDNKSWEAFDKMIGLSEQLYKDLGIAYRIVNIVSGALNNAASKKFDLEAWFPGSGAFRELVSCSNCLDYQARRLKVRYGQTKKMNASVDYVHMLNSTVCATTRVICAILETFQTETGVTVPEILRPYMPERYREEIPFTKPAPIDAEETKKQKKQKEGMMKK, from the coding sequence ATGGTTTTGGACTTAGACTTATTCCGTACCGAAAAAGGTGGTGACCCGAACAAAATTCGGAAGAATCAAACGGACCGATTCAAAAGTGTCGAACTTGTTGATACGGTCGTGAATAGTGATAACAAATGGAGACAGTTACGGCATTCGGCGGAcaatttgaacaaatttaagAACATTTGCAGTAAGGAAATCGGTAAGCGTATGAAAGAGAAGAAGCTTGAAGCgactcttgaaaatttgacgctTGAAGATGTGAAGGTGCAGTTTGACCAAGTCTCGGAAAAACTGGTTCCCAGCAATCTGTCTGATTCTGTTGAAGCTCCCATTTTTGAGCTTGACACCGAAACGCAAGATGCAGTCAAGAACTTTTCAGTTGATCAGATTAAAGAAATTAGACTTGTAGTTGACAAGGCGCTGGCATTGAATGGAAAGTATTTGGTTGATGCTGAGAACACCCGTAATGCTGCATTAGGGGAAGTCGGAAACCACCTGCATCCGTCAGTTCCCATCAGTAACGATgaagatgaaaatgaaattgtcagAACGTTTGGTGATTGTGCCGTACGTAAACGCTACTCCCATGTCGATTTAATTTGCATGATTGATGGTATAGATAGCGCTATGGGAGCCGCTGTTGCTGGTGGTCGTGGATATTATTTAAAAGGGGCTGCAGTATTTTTGCAGACGGCCCTAGTTCAGTTAACGCTTTCAAGGTGGCACAGCAATGGCTTTGAAACTATCTACCCTCCCTATTTTATGCGAAAAGAAATAATGCAAGAAGTTGCTCAGTTAGCGCAGTTTGATGAAGAGTTGTATAAAGTAGTCGGTAAAAGTGAAGAAGGAGACGTCCAAGATGATAAATACCTCATTGCCACCTCAGAGCAACCAATTGCAGCTTTGCACAGAGATCAATGGCTCCCTGAGAATTCCCTGCCAATTCAGTATGTTGCTGTCTCCACATGCTTCCGACAGGAAGTTGGCTCGCATGGTCGAGATACAAGAGGTATTTTTCGCGTACATcaatttgaaaaagttgagcAGTTTGTTTTGACATCTCCTTTTGACAACAAGTCTTGGGAAGCTTTCGACAAAATGATTGGCTTGTCGGAGCAGCTATACAAAGATCTGGGAATCGCTTACCGGATCGTGAACATTGTATCCGGTGCTCTGAATAATGCTGCCTCAAAGAAGTTTGACTTAGAGGCATGGTTTCCTGGTTCAGGCGCTTTTAGGGAACTTGTTTCTTGTAGTAACTGCCTTGATTATCAAGCGCGGAGATTGAAAGTACGTTATGGGCAgacgaaaaaaatgaatgccaGCGTTGATTATGTTCACATGCTTAACTCAACTGTCTGTGCCACAACACGTGTGATTTGCGCCATTCTAGAAACCTTCCAAACAGAAACTGGAGTCACTGTCCCAGAAATACTTCGGCCATACATGCCAGAGCGATACAGGGAAGAAATCCCCTTCACCAAGCCAGCTCCAATTGACGCGGAAGAAacgaaaaaacagaaaaagcaGAAAGAAggaatgatgaaaaaataa